Proteins from one Numenius arquata unplaced genomic scaffold, bNumArq3.hap1.1 HAP1_SCAFFOLD_49, whole genome shotgun sequence genomic window:
- the LOC141478477 gene encoding olfactory receptor 14A16-like, which yields MPNSSSITQFLLLAFAHTRELQLLHFGLFLGIYLAALLGNALIITAIACDHHLHTPMYFFLLNLSVLDLGSISTTVPKSMANSLWDTRAISYWGCTAQLFLFVFLMSAEFYLLTVMAYDRYIAICQPLHYGTLLGSRACVHMAAAAWGSGFLNALLHTANTFSLPLCQGNVLDQFFCEVPQILKLSCSHSCIRELGVLVVSACLFFGCFIFIMLSYVQIFRAVLRIPSEQGRHKAFSTCLPHLAVVSLFVSTGFFAYLKPPSISSSPLDLVVSFLYSVVPPAVNPLIYSMRNQELKEALKKLIQWVHLQQQ from the coding sequence atgcccaacagcagctccatcacccagttcctcctcctggcattcgcacacacacgggagctgcagctcttgcacttcgggctcttcctgggcatctacctggctgccctcctgggaaacgcactcatcatcaccgccatcgcctgtgaccaccacctccacacccccatgtacttcttcctcctcaacctctccgttcttgacctgggatccatctccaccactgtccctaaatccatggccaattccctgtgggataccagggccatctcctactggggatgtactgcacagctatttctgtttgtcttcttgatgtcagcagagttttatcttctcactgtaatggcctacgaccgctacattgccatctgccaacccctgcactacgggaccctcctgggcagcagagcttgtgtccacatggcagcagctgcctggggcagtgggtttctcaatgctctcctgcacacggccaatacattttccctacccctctgccagggcaatgtcctggaccagttcttctgtgaagttccccagatcctcaagctctcctgctcacactcctgcATCAGGGAACTTGGGGtccttgtggtcagtgcctgtttattctttgggtgtttcattttcatcatgttgtcctatgtgcagatcttcagggccgtgctgaggatcccctctgagcagggacggcacaaagccttttccacatgcctccctcacctggccgtggtctccctgtttgtcagcactggcttctttgcctacctgaagcccccctccatctcctcctcacccctggatctggtggtgtcatttctgtactcggtggtgcctccagctgtgaaccctctcatctacagcatgaggaaccaggagctcaaagaagctttgaagaaactcattcaatgggttcacctccagcagcagtag